In a genomic window of Pedobacter sp. KBS0701:
- a CDS encoding YigZ family protein produces the protein MLFDDSYKTIESASEGIFRDKGSKFIAYAYPIRNEEEVKPIIVNLRAANAKANHFCYAYRLTPNRSVFRVNDDGEPSGTAGRPILNCLLSEDITNILIVVVRYFGGTLLGVPGLINAYKNASIEAIKASRIISKTVNDVYEVHFEYLQMNDVMKLSKEENLQVLSQQFDTNCILKFEVRKAQLNQVLSRFDKMEGVKLKYLHTI, from the coding sequence ATGCTGTTCGATGATTCCTATAAAACTATCGAAAGTGCCTCGGAAGGCATATTTCGTGATAAAGGCAGCAAATTTATTGCTTATGCCTACCCAATCCGCAATGAAGAAGAAGTAAAACCAATTATTGTGAACCTGAGGGCCGCGAATGCAAAGGCCAATCATTTCTGTTATGCATACCGTTTAACACCCAATCGCTCTGTTTTTAGAGTAAATGATGATGGCGAACCTTCTGGTACTGCAGGAAGGCCAATCCTGAATTGTTTATTATCGGAAGATATTACCAATATATTAATTGTAGTTGTACGTTATTTTGGTGGCACCTTATTGGGTGTTCCAGGTTTAATTAACGCATACAAAAACGCTAGTATAGAAGCTATTAAAGCTTCAAGAATAATTTCGAAAACGGTTAATGATGTGTATGAAGTTCATTTCGAATACCTACAAATGAATGATGTAATGAAATTGAGCAAAGAGGAAAATTTACAGGTCTTATCACAACAGTTTGATACCAATTGTATATTGAAATTTGAGGTAAGAAAGGCACAACTCAATCAGGTTTTGAGTAGGTTTGATAAAATGGAAGGTGTTAAACTAAAATATCTACACACCATTTAA
- a CDS encoding nucleoside phosphorylase — MKISESDLIINPDCSIYHLNLLPGDIAETVITVGDPDRVGEVSKYFDQIEFKKGKREFITHTGFIGKKRVTVLSTGIGTDNIDIVFNELDALVNVDFETREVKKELTSLNIIRVGTSGAVQPDIPMGTILASSHGLGMDALMNYYLQQLSGDEQLLTDDIKIHFGHLKNINPYLTAADEGLLNTIGKDMVHGITITAPGFYAPQGRIVRAKNAVPDFIGLINSFRSNQYRITNLEMETAGIYALAKVLGHKALSVNAILASRIKFEFSNEPDKIIEKAIKTVLERI; from the coding sequence ATGAAAATATCCGAAAGCGACTTAATTATCAATCCCGATTGCAGTATATACCATTTAAATCTTCTGCCCGGAGATATTGCCGAAACCGTAATTACTGTTGGCGATCCTGACCGCGTTGGCGAAGTAAGCAAGTATTTCGACCAGATAGAATTTAAAAAAGGGAAGCGGGAATTTATTACCCATACTGGTTTTATAGGAAAAAAAAGGGTAACTGTACTCTCAACAGGTATTGGTACAGATAACATTGATATCGTTTTTAACGAGCTGGATGCACTGGTAAACGTCGATTTTGAAACCCGCGAAGTAAAAAAAGAATTAACCTCACTGAATATTATCCGTGTAGGCACATCAGGAGCTGTGCAGCCGGATATCCCCATGGGAACCATTTTAGCTTCCTCTCATGGTTTGGGCATGGATGCTTTAATGAATTATTACCTACAGCAACTATCTGGCGATGAGCAACTTTTAACAGATGATATCAAGATACATTTTGGTCATTTAAAAAATATAAACCCCTATTTAACAGCTGCAGATGAAGGTCTTTTAAATACCATAGGCAAAGATATGGTTCATGGAATCACCATTACTGCTCCGGGCTTTTATGCCCCTCAAGGGAGGATAGTGAGGGCAAAAAATGCTGTCCCCGATTTCATCGGACTCATTAACAGCTTTCGGAGCAACCAATACCGGATTACCAATTTAGAAATGGAAACTGCGGGGATTTACGCTTTAGCAAAAGTTTTGGGACATAAAGCACTTTCTGTAAATGCTATTTTGGCCAGTCGTATAAAATTCGAATTCAGCAATGAGCCTGATAAAATTATAGAAAAGGCCATTAAAACGGTGTTGGAAAGGATTTAA
- a CDS encoding DUF1398 domain-containing protein — translation MFTIENIRAAESKIKTGADFPQFIKEIKELGVRRNDVYVSNGLSIYFDDEDNAQQVSPDEYPTLVINEESSAGKLEHALKVHQQGETDYITFCKQAADAGVEKWVTDLEEMTCTYLDTEGNELIKEKIRTV, via the coding sequence ATGTTCACTATTGAAAATATCCGGGCAGCAGAATCAAAAATTAAAACTGGTGCAGATTTTCCGCAGTTTATAAAAGAAATTAAGGAATTGGGTGTGAGGCGGAATGATGTTTATGTAAGCAATGGTTTATCGATTTATTTTGATGACGAAGATAATGCACAACAGGTGAGTCCTGACGAATATCCAACTTTGGTTATCAATGAAGAATCTTCTGCCGGAAAGTTGGAGCACGCTTTAAAAGTACATCAACAAGGTGAAACAGATTATATTACCTTTTGTAAACAAGCTGCAGATGCTGGCGTGGAGAAATGGGTAACTGATCTGGAAGAAATGACCTGTACGTATTTGGATACTGAGGGAAATGAACTGATAAAAGAGAAGATACGAACAGTATAA